The following proteins are co-located in the Streptomyces sp. DT2A-34 genome:
- a CDS encoding Gfo/Idh/MocA family oxidoreductase encodes MTTQQPLAVGLLGAGRMGSFHAETLAHRLPGVRLVAIADPTPGAARSLGDRLGCATAYTDIGELLADPHIDAVVIATPARTHADLVEAAAKAGKAVYCEKPMAVTLAEADRAIAAAADAGVPLQVGFNRRYDAGFRAAHEKIAAGAIGTPQLLRSLTRDPALADPARIPPWTIFLETLIHDFDVLRHLNPGAEPVEVFAMADALIRPDFKDRGLLDTAVVTVRFDNGALATAEASFQAVYGYDVRAEVLGSAGMLTMGDVRRTHLTAYGPDGVAAECVTYDQHLFHDAYVAELADFTDSVRTERTPSATGEDARAALAIALAAIQSVTTGGPVRVDKLQDL; translated from the coding sequence ATGACCACCCAGCAGCCTCTCGCCGTCGGCCTCCTCGGCGCCGGACGGATGGGTTCGTTCCACGCCGAGACCCTCGCCCACCGCCTCCCGGGCGTCCGGCTCGTCGCCATCGCCGACCCCACCCCGGGCGCCGCGCGGAGCCTGGGCGACCGGCTCGGCTGCGCCACCGCCTACACCGACATCGGTGAACTGCTCGCCGACCCGCACATCGACGCGGTGGTGATCGCCACCCCGGCCCGTACCCACGCCGACCTGGTCGAGGCGGCCGCCAAGGCGGGCAAGGCGGTCTACTGCGAGAAGCCGATGGCGGTCACCCTCGCCGAGGCCGACCGCGCCATCGCGGCCGCCGCGGATGCGGGCGTGCCCCTCCAGGTGGGCTTCAACCGCCGCTACGACGCGGGCTTCAGGGCCGCCCACGAGAAGATCGCCGCCGGCGCCATCGGCACACCGCAGCTGTTGCGCTCGCTCACCCGCGACCCCGCTCTGGCCGACCCGGCCCGCATACCGCCGTGGACGATCTTCCTGGAGACCCTCATCCATGACTTCGACGTCCTGCGCCACCTCAATCCCGGTGCCGAACCCGTCGAGGTCTTCGCCATGGCGGACGCCCTGATCCGCCCCGACTTCAAGGACCGCGGCCTGCTCGACACCGCCGTCGTCACCGTCCGCTTCGACAACGGCGCCCTCGCCACCGCCGAGGCCAGCTTCCAGGCCGTCTACGGCTACGACGTACGCGCCGAGGTCCTCGGCTCGGCCGGGATGCTCACCATGGGCGACGTCCGCCGCACCCACCTGACCGCATACGGCCCGGACGGCGTCGCCGCCGAGTGCGTCACCTACGACCAGCACCTCTTCCACGACGCCTATGTGGCCGAACTCGCCGACTTCACCGACAGCGTCCGCACCGAGCGCACCCCCTCCGCCACCGGCGAGGACGCACGCGCTGCCCTGGCCATCGCCCTCGCCGCCATCCAGTCCGTCACCACCGGCGGTCCCGTCCGCGTCGACAAGCTCCAAGACCTGTGA
- a CDS encoding TIM barrel protein, with protein sequence MYTLAACAEMVFLELPIDERARRIHDAGFQVEIWDWTRHDLAALARTPANFSSMTGYIRGSLTDEEGAAELLSTAEESLKAAEQLGCPRLNLHGTGLDGQGLPVVPVTGEVTGEMWIAAHRTLTRLAELGESAGVVFTLENLNTAVDHPGVPFATAADTLALVAAVDRPGLRMNLDLYHAQIGEGNLIELVSRTHALGLIGEIQVADVPGRREPGTGEINYPAIARALAGLGYEGTVAMEAWASGDSELALERFRSAFTV encoded by the coding sequence ATGTACACACTGGCGGCCTGCGCCGAGATGGTCTTCCTGGAACTGCCGATCGACGAGCGGGCACGGCGCATCCACGACGCCGGTTTCCAGGTCGAGATCTGGGACTGGACCCGGCACGACCTTGCCGCTCTGGCCCGGACCCCGGCCAACTTCTCCTCCATGACCGGTTACATCCGCGGCAGTCTGACCGACGAGGAGGGTGCGGCCGAACTCCTGAGCACCGCCGAGGAGTCACTCAAGGCGGCCGAGCAACTGGGCTGCCCTCGCCTGAACCTGCACGGCACCGGACTGGATGGCCAGGGCCTGCCGGTGGTGCCGGTGACCGGTGAGGTCACCGGTGAGATGTGGATCGCCGCCCACCGCACGCTCACCCGCCTCGCCGAGCTGGGCGAGAGCGCCGGGGTCGTCTTCACCCTGGAGAACCTCAACACCGCCGTCGACCACCCCGGGGTGCCGTTCGCGACGGCCGCCGACACCCTGGCCCTGGTCGCGGCCGTGGACCGGCCCGGGCTGCGGATGAATCTGGACCTCTACCACGCCCAGATCGGCGAGGGGAATCTGATCGAGCTGGTCAGCAGGACCCATGCCCTGGGCCTGATCGGCGAGATCCAGGTGGCCGACGTCCCCGGCCGCCGCGAACCCGGAACCGGGGAGATCAACTACCCCGCCATCGCCCGCGCCCTGGCGGGCCTCGGCTACGAGGGCACGGTGGCGATGGAGGCGTGGGCCTCCGGCGACAGCGAGCTCGCTTTGGAGCGCTTCCGCTCCGCCTTCACCGTCTGA
- a CDS encoding transposase, protein MAEKRRKFDAEFREGAVRIVTETGKSVAQVARDLGINETTLASWVSRARRSAGAGAVGESEELARLRRENAQLKKDVKELGMERDVLKRCMVLWVK, encoded by the coding sequence ATGGCGGAGAAGAGGCGGAAGTTCGACGCAGAGTTCCGTGAGGGGGCTGTACGGATCGTGACCGAGACCGGGAAGTCGGTCGCGCAGGTTGCGAGGGACCTGGGGATCAACGAGACGACGCTGGCGAGCTGGGTGTCGCGGGCTCGGAGGTCCGCCGGGGCCGGGGCGGTGGGCGAGAGCGAGGAGCTCGCGCGGCTGCGGCGGGAGAACGCCCAGTTGAAGAAGGACGTCAAGGAGCTGGGGATGGAGCGCGATGTCCTCAAACGCTGCATGGTCTTGTGGGTGAAGTAG
- a CDS encoding cupin domain-containing protein, translating into MERDLRTRVQANLYASWTSTEGFGIHWDDHDTVIVQLDGAKRWRVYGTTRPFPLYCDIEDPGEAPTEPVADLVLWPGDVLYVPRGVWHAVSADQGTRSLHVTCGLQTHTATDLMAWVSEQLLAHEDWRRDLPLLAAPDIQADAVDGMRKRLAELLDDPTLLARYRAAMDGQAVGRMVPSLPYIDGVPVDGGLRVRLTTARAVLEVGEDAVTLSAAGSTFEFAPEAEAVLRPLVDGRTVDLAALAETAGLAAEDVAGLVQELVAGQAATVGSLL; encoded by the coding sequence ATCGAGCGCGACCTTCGCACCCGCGTGCAGGCGAACCTGTACGCGTCGTGGACCAGCACCGAGGGCTTCGGCATCCATTGGGACGACCACGACACCGTCATCGTCCAACTGGACGGCGCGAAGCGGTGGCGGGTCTACGGCACCACCCGCCCGTTCCCGCTCTACTGCGACATCGAGGACCCGGGCGAGGCGCCCACCGAGCCCGTCGCCGACCTGGTCCTGTGGCCGGGCGACGTCCTGTACGTGCCGCGCGGCGTGTGGCACGCGGTCTCCGCCGACCAGGGCACCCGCTCCCTGCACGTCACCTGCGGACTGCAGACCCACACCGCGACGGACCTGATGGCGTGGGTGTCCGAGCAACTGCTCGCGCACGAGGACTGGCGGCGCGATCTGCCGCTGCTCGCCGCGCCGGATATTCAGGCCGACGCCGTGGACGGGATGCGCAAGCGGCTCGCGGAACTGCTGGATGACCCGACGCTGCTCGCCCGCTACCGGGCCGCGATGGACGGCCAGGCCGTCGGCCGGATGGTGCCGAGCCTGCCGTACATCGACGGCGTTCCCGTCGACGGCGGTCTGCGGGTGCGGCTGACGACCGCCCGCGCGGTGCTGGAGGTCGGTGAGGATGCGGTGACGCTCTCCGCCGCCGGGAGCACGTTCGAGTTCGCACCCGAGGCGGAGGCGGTGCTGCGCCCGTTGGTCGACGGCCGCACCGTGGATCTGGCCGCGCTCGCGGAAACAGCCGGCCTGGCTGCGGAGGACGTCGCCGGGCTGGTTCAGGAGCTCGTTGCCGGGCAGGCCGCGACGGTGGGGAGCCTGCTGTGA
- a CDS encoding IS256 family transposase, which produces MTSENVAEHEVGESAAAVSAKAVDDQLIDELVSRAQAEGLQLTGEGGLLQQLTKRLLESALEGEITDHLGYDKHDPAGKDGGNSRNGKRSKTVLTEVGPVEIAVPRDRDGSFEPKIVKKRQKRLTGVDEMVISLAAKGLTTGEVQAHLAEVYGAEVSRQTISTITDKVLEGMAEWQSRPLDAVYPVVFIDAIHVKIRDGAVANRPIYVALAVTVEGRREILGLWAGDGGEGAKHWLHILTEIKNRGVADVLMLVCDGLKGLPEAVETVWPRTIVQTCVVHLLRNSFRYAARQDWDKIARLLKPVYTAPTEEAALDRFAEFADAWGRKYPAIVKLWENAWEEFTPFLRFDTEIRRIVCTTNAIESVNARIRRAVKARGHFPNEQAALKCVYMAIMSLDPTGKGQARWTMRWKTALNAFDITFDGRLSAARH; this is translated from the coding sequence ATGACCAGTGAGAACGTGGCCGAGCACGAGGTCGGCGAGTCGGCGGCGGCTGTGTCGGCGAAGGCCGTCGACGACCAGCTGATCGACGAGTTGGTGAGCCGGGCGCAGGCAGAGGGTCTGCAGCTGACCGGTGAGGGCGGGCTGCTCCAGCAGCTGACCAAGCGGCTGCTGGAGTCCGCCCTGGAGGGCGAGATCACCGACCACCTCGGCTATGACAAGCACGATCCGGCGGGCAAGGACGGCGGCAACTCCCGCAACGGCAAACGCTCCAAGACCGTGCTGACCGAGGTTGGGCCGGTGGAGATAGCCGTGCCCCGAGACCGGGACGGCTCGTTCGAGCCGAAGATCGTCAAGAAGCGGCAGAAGCGCCTGACCGGCGTCGACGAGATGGTGATCTCGCTTGCCGCGAAGGGCCTGACCACCGGCGAGGTCCAGGCCCACCTGGCCGAGGTCTACGGCGCCGAGGTCTCGCGGCAGACCATCTCCACCATCACCGACAAGGTCCTCGAGGGCATGGCCGAATGGCAAAGCCGCCCACTCGACGCCGTCTACCCGGTGGTCTTCATCGACGCCATCCACGTGAAGATCCGCGACGGCGCAGTCGCCAACCGGCCCATCTACGTGGCCCTGGCCGTGACCGTCGAGGGCCGGCGCGAGATTCTGGGCCTGTGGGCCGGCGACGGCGGGGAGGGTGCCAAGCACTGGCTGCACATCCTCACCGAGATCAAGAACCGCGGCGTCGCTGACGTGCTGATGCTCGTCTGCGACGGGCTCAAGGGACTGCCCGAGGCGGTGGAGACGGTCTGGCCCCGCACCATCGTGCAGACCTGCGTGGTCCACCTGCTGCGGAACTCCTTCCGCTATGCCGCCCGCCAGGACTGGGACAAGATCGCCAGGCTCCTCAAGCCCGTCTACACCGCGCCGACCGAGGAGGCCGCCCTGGACCGGTTCGCGGAGTTCGCCGACGCCTGGGGCAGGAAGTATCCGGCGATCGTCAAACTCTGGGAGAACGCGTGGGAGGAGTTCACTCCGTTCCTGCGCTTCGACACCGAGATCCGCCGCATCGTCTGCACCACGAACGCGATCGAGTCGGTCAACGCCCGCATCCGGCGGGCAGTCAAGGCCCGCGGACACTTCCCGAACGAGCAGGCCGCCTTGAAGTGCGTCTACATGGCCATCATGTCCCTCGATCCCACCGGCAAGGGCCAAGCCCGATGGACCATGCGCTGGAAGACCGCGTTGAACGCCTTCGACATCACCTTCGACGGCCGGCTCTCAGCGGCCCGCCACTAA
- a CDS encoding DEAD/DEAH box helicase family protein translates to MAVPSLRLLEQTAAKWHSEGRPGRYLGVCSSSHPADPYLAGILTMVGTADDLAWQAADTPGPLNVFCTYDSLDKVVEAHRDFHLPRWDVVIADEAHRTAGDYNKPWARIHHDDQLPARHRLYMTATPRIFDEKKAREKGINADTVIASMDDVSIGSVKRTV, encoded by the coding sequence GTGGCAGTCCCCTCCCTGCGGCTCCTTGAGCAGACCGCCGCGAAGTGGCACAGCGAAGGACGTCCCGGCCGCTACCTCGGCGTCTGCTCCTCAAGCCACCCGGCAGACCCGTACCTGGCCGGCATCCTCACCATGGTGGGCACCGCCGACGACCTGGCCTGGCAGGCAGCCGACACCCCAGGGCCGCTCAACGTGTTCTGCACCTACGACTCCCTGGACAAGGTCGTCGAAGCCCACCGCGACTTCCACCTGCCCCGCTGGGACGTCGTGATCGCCGACGAAGCCCACCGCACCGCCGGTGACTACAACAAACCCTGGGCCCGCATCCACCACGACGACCAACTGCCCGCCCGCCACCGCCTCTACATGACCGCGACGCCCCGCATCTTCGACGAGAAGAAAGCCCGCGAAAAGGGCATCAACGCCGACACCGTCATCGCCTCCATGGACGACGTGAGCATCGGGTCTGTCAAACGAACGGTGTAA
- a CDS encoding TniQ family protein: MLDDPGLYGPRWPLPLRVGPVPGESTGSFVNRLAHANCLSLAAFLDRVGQGEASAYPERVEKYPQSTEMYMNEAGLRYLAVLADRAAGLLQQDLPSLSAEHLLPGLEGAQWRWRWEPVAGHLVRYCPLCADALGVGETVWLMSPDSWQVCLRHGYWSDDSRGRGPDFVQLAELPETVTAQRVRQQLAERWGPAGEELFADAFQVAVYWWTRMPDTVCWVRRAWTAGLDAREMRAAPLVIYPEAAELAVAMLDFECAGRRDTADRSRWLAGVEQLMAGWGVDVAEGRQAL; the protein is encoded by the coding sequence GTGCTGGACGATCCCGGTCTGTACGGGCCTCGCTGGCCGCTGCCGCTGCGTGTGGGGCCGGTGCCGGGTGAGTCGACGGGGTCGTTCGTGAACCGGCTCGCGCACGCCAACTGCCTGAGCCTGGCTGCTTTCCTCGACCGCGTCGGGCAGGGCGAGGCATCCGCGTACCCCGAGCGGGTGGAGAAGTACCCGCAGTCCACCGAGATGTACATGAACGAGGCGGGGCTGCGCTATCTGGCTGTCCTTGCTGACCGGGCAGCTGGTCTTCTGCAGCAGGATCTGCCCAGCCTCAGCGCGGAACACCTGCTGCCCGGCCTGGAGGGGGCGCAGTGGAGGTGGCGCTGGGAGCCTGTGGCGGGGCACCTCGTGCGGTACTGCCCGCTGTGTGCTGATGCCCTGGGTGTCGGTGAGACGGTGTGGCTGATGTCGCCGGACAGCTGGCAGGTCTGTCTGCGGCACGGTTACTGGTCGGACGACTCCCGCGGCCGCGGTCCGGACTTCGTGCAGCTGGCCGAGCTACCCGAGACGGTGACCGCGCAGCGCGTACGGCAGCAGCTGGCCGAGCGGTGGGGGCCGGCCGGCGAGGAGTTGTTCGCCGATGCCTTCCAGGTGGCGGTGTACTGGTGGACGCGGATGCCGGACACCGTGTGCTGGGTGCGGCGGGCCTGGACGGCTGGGCTGGACGCGCGGGAGATGCGGGCGGCCCCGCTGGTGATCTACCCGGAGGCCGCGGAACTCGCGGTCGCCATGCTGGACTTCGAATGCGCGGGGCGGCGGGATACGGCGGACCGGTCCCGATGGCTTGCGGGCGTGGAGCAGTTGATGGCCGGGTGGGGGGTGGACGTGGCTGAAGGGCGTCAGGCGCTGTGA
- a CDS encoding IS3 family transposase, translating to MGEVAEADPAVLVGVISDQKTGHNISHRISCRALGVSEAWFYKWRRRPDEPTKREIRRGELAERVRYFFDRSGKTYGSPRITLDLWEEGWQVSQNTVAEIMAELGLQGRKPPRRRRSLTRPGKRKTAGDLVRRKFDAIAPDVLWWGDMTEIDTGEGKLYLASVHDAFSRRALGYAMGRRHDAALVSAALQMAIATRGGQVDGVIFHTDRGSEYTSEAFQQLCGRWGVVQSMGRVGSALDNAAAESFHSVLKVEYVHRHTFATRTEARLKTATWIADFYNTKRRHSAAGGKPPVEFERIIQQARTRTDQESRTA from the coding sequence GTGGGTGAAGTAGCTGAGGCGGACCCGGCGGTGCTCGTCGGGGTGATCAGTGACCAGAAGACCGGGCACAACATTTCGCACCGCATCTCCTGCCGGGCACTGGGTGTGTCGGAGGCGTGGTTCTACAAGTGGCGCCGTCGGCCCGATGAGCCGACGAAACGCGAGATCAGACGGGGTGAACTGGCCGAGCGGGTCCGCTACTTCTTCGACCGCTCGGGCAAGACGTACGGTTCGCCGCGGATCACGCTGGATCTGTGGGAGGAGGGCTGGCAAGTATCGCAGAACACCGTCGCCGAGATCATGGCCGAACTCGGTCTGCAGGGCCGCAAACCGCCACGCCGACGCCGTTCGCTGACCCGTCCCGGCAAGCGGAAAACCGCTGGTGACCTGGTACGGCGCAAGTTCGACGCGATCGCGCCCGACGTTTTGTGGTGGGGCGACATGACGGAGATCGACACCGGTGAGGGCAAGCTCTACCTCGCCTCTGTCCACGACGCCTTCTCCCGCCGGGCCCTGGGCTACGCGATGGGTCGGCGGCATGATGCCGCGCTGGTCAGCGCAGCCCTGCAGATGGCGATCGCAACGAGAGGCGGCCAGGTCGACGGCGTCATTTTTCACACGGACCGCGGCAGCGAGTACACGTCCGAGGCGTTCCAGCAGTTGTGCGGCCGGTGGGGCGTGGTGCAGTCGATGGGACGCGTCGGGTCGGCCCTGGACAACGCCGCCGCGGAGTCGTTCCACTCGGTCCTCAAGGTCGAGTACGTCCACCGGCACACCTTCGCCACCCGAACCGAGGCGAGGCTGAAGACCGCCACCTGGATCGCGGACTTCTACAACACGAAACGGCGACACAGCGCGGCCGGCGGGAAACCGCCCGTCGAGTTCGAACGGATCATCCAGCAAGCGCGGACCCGGACCGATCAGGAGAGCCGGACCGCATAA
- a CDS encoding DEAD/DEAH box helicase family protein, giving the protein MATTTRIRPDMTAPATASRLKTRLRGGQQIAVDTSASSFIEGYRRVGVYMATGTGKTLVALHVVQETAP; this is encoded by the coding sequence ATGGCCACGACGACGCGCATCCGCCCGGACATGACCGCCCCCGCGACCGCCTCGCGTCTGAAGACCCGCCTGCGCGGAGGCCAGCAAATCGCCGTGGACACCTCCGCCAGCAGCTTCATCGAGGGCTACCGCCGCGTCGGCGTCTACATGGCCACCGGCACCGGAAAGACCCTGGTGGCCCTGCACGTCGTCCAGGAAACCGCGCCTTAA